A single window of Pedosphaera parvula Ellin514 DNA harbors:
- a CDS encoding VWA domain-containing protein, which produces MIAFFWWAWRKRQQLMTQFTSARLLGHLKVGVSPSRQKFRMALVVAAVVFLILTLARPQWGFTLEEARQRGLDILVAIDTSNSMLAEDIQPNRLARARLAALDLMHRARTDRMGLVAFAGTAFLQCPLTLDDAAFSQSIDSLDTRTISEGGTALAEAINTARETFKNEKDNHKVLVLFTDGEDQDMGAVSAAEKAAAEGMLIFTIGIGTPDGELLRIKDERGRVDYIRDEQGQPVKSRLNEKLLQEIAEATKGFYLPLRGTKTMDMLYEQGIAPLPKSDKASTLLKRFHERYHWPLSIAIILLIAETFLPDRKRTRPEESRMRSQTSSAMPTSTVAILLLLALPLSTFASPSQAFREYQAGKYQDALKDYENSLQRKSNDPRLHFNAGTAAYQTQQYDEATKQFNDTLNSQDIQLQQQAYYNLGNTYFRLGQSDKDEKKKQEAWENALKHYESALKLNQQDQDAQFNHQFVQTQLEELKKKQQQQQQNQSKDQSKQNSKDQNQKNQESQDKQDQQNQEKDSQSKSDQQTQNKSQQGKNGQEKKDQGQESNKQDQEKSQSQAKNQKEQSEKKDQAAQNQAAQSKEKSEEEQREAAMMAAGQMTPQQAKQLLDSQKGEEEVLRLGPSSEKQLGRNRSLKNW; this is translated from the coding sequence TTGATCGCATTTTTCTGGTGGGCATGGCGCAAGCGCCAGCAACTCATGACACAGTTCACGTCCGCACGTTTGCTCGGGCACTTAAAAGTCGGCGTCTCCCCTTCCCGTCAGAAATTCCGAATGGCCCTCGTAGTGGCCGCAGTTGTGTTTTTGATTCTGACGTTGGCTCGACCACAATGGGGCTTCACGTTGGAAGAAGCCAGACAGCGAGGACTCGATATCCTCGTCGCCATTGACACTTCGAACAGTATGCTGGCTGAGGATATTCAACCGAACCGTTTAGCTCGTGCCAGGCTGGCTGCCTTGGATCTAATGCATCGTGCGCGAACTGATCGGATGGGTTTGGTGGCCTTCGCCGGGACAGCATTCTTGCAGTGTCCTTTGACCTTGGACGATGCGGCTTTCAGCCAAAGCATCGATTCACTGGATACCAGAACGATTTCTGAGGGAGGAACCGCTCTGGCTGAGGCGATCAATACTGCTCGTGAAACGTTTAAGAACGAAAAGGATAACCATAAAGTTCTGGTCCTATTTACGGACGGCGAAGATCAGGATATGGGCGCTGTTTCTGCGGCTGAAAAAGCTGCTGCAGAGGGCATGTTGATCTTTACCATCGGCATAGGCACGCCTGACGGTGAACTCCTGCGAATCAAGGACGAACGAGGCCGGGTCGATTATATACGGGATGAACAAGGCCAGCCTGTGAAGTCCAGGCTCAATGAGAAATTGCTGCAAGAGATTGCCGAAGCGACAAAAGGCTTTTACCTGCCACTGCGAGGAACCAAAACCATGGATATGCTTTATGAGCAAGGTATCGCTCCTTTGCCAAAGTCCGACAAGGCCTCCACTTTACTTAAGCGCTTCCATGAACGCTACCACTGGCCATTGTCGATCGCGATAATCCTCCTGATTGCGGAAACTTTTCTACCAGACCGAAAGCGAACTCGTCCGGAGGAATCCAGAATGAGATCACAAACTTCCTCCGCTATGCCAACGAGCACCGTGGCCATTTTGCTTTTGCTGGCCCTGCCCTTGAGCACGTTTGCGAGTCCTTCCCAAGCGTTCCGTGAATACCAGGCAGGTAAATACCAGGATGCTCTGAAAGACTATGAAAACTCTTTGCAGAGAAAAAGCAATGATCCGCGATTGCATTTCAATGCCGGCACCGCTGCCTACCAAACCCAACAGTATGATGAAGCTACCAAACAATTTAACGATACCCTGAACTCTCAAGACATACAGCTGCAGCAACAAGCATATTACAATCTAGGCAATACGTATTTTCGCTTGGGACAAAGTGATAAGGATGAGAAGAAAAAGCAGGAGGCCTGGGAGAATGCCCTCAAGCACTACGAAAGTGCTTTGAAGCTTAACCAGCAAGATCAGGATGCACAGTTTAACCACCAGTTTGTCCAGACCCAGTTGGAAGAACTCAAGAAAAAGCAGCAACAGCAACAGCAGAATCAATCAAAAGACCAGTCGAAGCAAAATTCCAAGGATCAGAATCAGAAGAATCAGGAATCCCAGGACAAGCAAGATCAACAGAATCAGGAAAAGGATTCTCAGTCCAAGTCCGATCAACAAACGCAGAACAAATCTCAACAAGGCAAAAACGGTCAGGAAAAGAAGGATCAGGGGCAGGAGTCCAATAAGCAAGATCAGGAGAAATCACAGTCGCAGGCGAAGAATCAAAAAGAGCAATCCGAGAAAAAGGATCAGGCGGCTCAAAATCAGGCTGCACAGTCCAAGGAGAAATCAGAAGAGGAGCAGCGCGAAGCAGCAATGATGGCTGCGGGACAAATGACTCCCCAGCAGGCGAAGCAATTACTCGACTCACAAAAAGGCGAAGAAGAAGTGCTCAGATTAGGCCCTTCCTCTGAAAAACAGCTGGGGCGCAACCGCTCACTAAAGAACTGGTGA
- the rplI gene encoding 50S ribosomal protein L9, translated as MPKTEVILTHNIVGLGAESDQVKVAAGYARNYLIPQGLAIPMTGANKRRLESLKQRRAEREAEELNHMTELSRSLAKLIAVVSVKTGEDGKMFGAVTAGTIADQLKTQFDVALDKKKIHLEQPIRSLGEHGVELRLHHGVTTTLKVRVESSNPLPTAVEAPVADARKDDRTEKRGKRSEAPAAESAPKKSRAAKSDKA; from the coding sequence ATGCCAAAAACTGAAGTCATTCTCACCCACAATATCGTCGGCTTGGGCGCCGAGTCCGATCAGGTTAAGGTCGCAGCGGGCTATGCTCGCAATTATTTGATCCCCCAAGGTCTAGCCATCCCCATGACCGGTGCAAATAAGCGCCGTCTGGAATCTTTGAAGCAACGGCGTGCTGAACGCGAAGCCGAAGAGCTCAACCACATGACCGAGCTTTCCCGCAGCTTGGCCAAGTTAATTGCCGTCGTCAGCGTCAAGACTGGCGAAGATGGCAAGATGTTCGGTGCTGTCACCGCAGGCACGATTGCTGATCAACTTAAGACCCAATTCGACGTAGCCCTCGACAAGAAGAAAATTCATCTCGAACAGCCGATTCGTTCCCTCGGCGAACACGGTGTCGAATTGCGCTTGCATCATGGCGTTACAACTACGCTTAAGGTGCGAGTTGAAAGCAGCAACCCTTTGCCAACGGCGGTTGAGGCTCCGGTTGCCGACGCAAGGAAGGACGATAGGACTGAGAAGCGTGGAAAGCGTTCTGAAGCTCCCGCCGCTGAATCAGCGCCTAAGAAGTCTCGCGCTGCGAAGAGTGACAAGGCTTAA
- a CDS encoding single-stranded DNA-binding protein — protein MANFNKVILAGNLTRDPELRYTPKGVAIAKITLAINRTWRNEAGESKEEVTFVDVDAFGRQAETIGQYLKKGSPFMVEGRLKLDQWDDKQTGQKRSRLGVTLEGFQFLGSAGGGRGEGGVPDAPAPRSRPAPAPKAESADADVPPPEDDDVPF, from the coding sequence ATGGCCAATTTCAACAAAGTCATACTTGCTGGAAACCTTACGCGGGACCCAGAGTTACGTTATACACCCAAAGGTGTAGCCATCGCCAAAATTACATTGGCGATCAACCGTACCTGGCGAAACGAGGCTGGTGAGAGCAAGGAAGAGGTTACTTTTGTTGATGTAGATGCATTTGGTCGCCAAGCAGAAACCATAGGCCAGTACTTAAAGAAGGGCAGTCCTTTCATGGTGGAAGGTCGCCTTAAGCTGGATCAGTGGGACGACAAGCAAACGGGACAGAAACGGAGTCGCTTGGGAGTCACGCTCGAAGGTTTTCAATTTCTGGGTAGCGCTGGCGGTGGTCGTGGCGAAGGCGGCGTCCCTGATGCTCCTGCTCCCCGCAGCCGTCCGGCACCCGCCCCCAAAGCTGAAAGTGCCGACGCTGATGTGCCACCTCCTGAAGACGACGACGTTCCATTCTAA
- a CDS encoding 30S ribosomal protein S6 produces MKRYEGLFILNTAGKEESLKETIDQLSDEINAAGGRVETVQKMDKRNFARVADKRNSSGFYVNVIFECKPSAITQLQTRFALNADVYRVMFSSAPTPKVVEAK; encoded by the coding sequence GTGAAAAGATACGAAGGTCTGTTCATATTGAACACAGCGGGCAAAGAAGAGAGTCTGAAAGAAACCATCGACCAGCTCTCGGATGAGATCAATGCTGCTGGCGGCAGGGTGGAAACCGTGCAGAAGATGGATAAGCGCAATTTTGCGCGTGTCGCGGATAAGCGCAACAGTTCCGGCTTTTACGTGAATGTCATTTTCGAGTGCAAACCTTCAGCGATTACCCAACTGCAAACTCGCTTTGCCTTGAATGCTGACGTGTACCGCGTCATGTTTAGCAGTGCGCCGACACCGAAAGTTGTGGAAGCCAAGTAA
- the pth gene encoding aminoacyl-tRNA hydrolase has protein sequence MENLRLIVGLGNPGSKYALTRHNVGFRLVECLAERWKASWVAEKKFDAMLARTERNGERILLCKPQTFMNASGETVGAMASFYRLPLPQLVVAVDDADLPFGQIRMRANGSSGGHHGLESIEKHLGTREFARLRLGIGRAADDRREITDYVLAPFSGAEAKTVDKVLNTASDQIECWLDGGIQKAMSQFNGAIRGSE, from the coding sequence ATGGAGAATTTGCGTCTCATCGTCGGTTTGGGAAATCCGGGTTCCAAGTATGCCCTGACGCGCCATAATGTGGGCTTCCGGCTGGTGGAATGCCTGGCCGAGCGCTGGAAGGCATCCTGGGTCGCTGAGAAAAAGTTTGACGCAATGCTGGCCAGGACGGAACGGAATGGTGAGCGGATACTGTTGTGCAAGCCGCAAACTTTCATGAATGCCAGTGGCGAAACTGTCGGTGCGATGGCATCCTTTTATCGATTGCCCTTGCCACAGCTGGTGGTTGCGGTGGATGATGCTGATTTGCCGTTTGGGCAGATTCGAATGCGAGCCAACGGCAGTAGTGGTGGCCATCATGGACTGGAGTCCATTGAGAAGCATTTGGGAACTCGTGAATTTGCCCGCTTGAGACTTGGCATCGGGCGGGCGGCAGATGATAGAAGAGAGATTACGGATTATGTTTTGGCACCGTTTAGCGGAGCCGAAGCAAAAACGGTTGATAAAGTATTAAACACTGCATCAGACCAGATTGAGTGCTGGTTGGATGGCGGAATACAAAAGGCAATGAGTCAATTTAACGGAGCCATAAGAGGTTCCGAGTAA
- a CDS encoding 50S ribosomal protein L25/general stress protein Ctc, with product MKSVALNAFPRVMARRGGAKKLRDSGRIPAVIYGRQQQAQNLEVNSKDIENLIHHSVSENLLVDLAVKDDSRPKRLALVQEVQHHPLNGKMLHVDFHEVAENERVTIMVPVEATGEAVGVKTGGGVLEHVLFKIKVRALPKDLPEVIAVDVSNLEIGQAIHIGDIKAPEGVEVLGDKHISVIAVAAPLTEAQEAAAAAEAGAGTAEVEMIKEKKEEGAEAGKAAPAAKAGEKAPAAEKKAPEKKK from the coding sequence ATGAAATCTGTAGCATTGAATGCATTTCCCCGCGTGATGGCCCGTCGCGGTGGCGCAAAAAAACTGCGTGATTCCGGGCGTATTCCTGCTGTCATTTATGGACGGCAACAGCAAGCTCAGAATCTCGAGGTCAACTCCAAAGACATCGAGAACCTGATTCACCATTCTGTTTCTGAGAATTTGTTGGTGGATCTCGCCGTGAAGGACGATTCCCGTCCGAAGCGCCTGGCTCTCGTGCAGGAGGTTCAACATCATCCTCTCAACGGCAAGATGTTGCACGTTGATTTTCATGAAGTTGCAGAAAATGAGCGGGTAACCATTATGGTGCCTGTCGAAGCAACTGGCGAAGCTGTAGGTGTTAAAACCGGCGGTGGCGTTCTCGAACACGTCTTGTTTAAGATCAAGGTGCGCGCGTTGCCGAAGGATCTTCCGGAAGTCATTGCCGTGGATGTGAGCAATCTTGAGATTGGTCAGGCGATTCACATCGGTGACATTAAGGCTCCTGAAGGCGTTGAAGTGCTGGGTGATAAGCACATTTCTGTGATCGCCGTCGCTGCGCCTCTGACTGAAGCCCAGGAAGCTGCCGCTGCTGCTGAAGCTGGCGCTGGCACGGCTGAAGTTGAGATGATCAAAGAGAAGAAAGAAGAGGGTGCTGAGGCTGGTAAGGCTGCTCCTGCTGCGAAAGCCGGGGAGAAAGCTCCTGCTGCTGAGAAGAAGGCTCCTGAGAAGAAGAAGTAA
- a CDS encoding ribose-phosphate diphosphokinase, producing the protein MKIFSGTSNQPLARAICANVGIELGKCIVSAFPDGETFVKIEENVRGEDVFLVQSTSPPTNHHLMEMFIMMDALRRASASRITAVLPFYGYARQDRKDQPRVPITAKLVANLLVAAGASRVLTMDLHAQQIQGFFDIPVDHLYAAPVMYDYLKKKQIEDLVVVSPDVGGLKMAHAYSQVLGSGLAIVAKRRKNALEIESMTVIGEIKGQNVLMVDDLTETAGTLTTAAALLKKEGAKKIIACVSHAILNEIGIERLRKSNIDELITTDTVLRPAIEGINVSTISVAGLLGEAIKRIHSNSSVTSLFEFKGGRTS; encoded by the coding sequence GTGAAAATTTTCAGCGGCACTTCAAATCAGCCTTTGGCACGCGCCATTTGCGCGAACGTTGGCATCGAGCTTGGCAAGTGTATCGTCAGTGCGTTTCCTGATGGTGAGACGTTTGTCAAAATTGAAGAAAATGTTCGCGGCGAGGATGTTTTCCTCGTGCAATCCACTTCGCCGCCGACAAACCATCATTTGATGGAAATGTTCATCATGATGGATGCGTTGCGTCGTGCCAGTGCATCGCGCATTACCGCGGTATTGCCTTTCTATGGGTATGCGCGACAGGACCGCAAAGACCAGCCCCGAGTTCCGATCACGGCGAAACTGGTTGCCAATCTTTTGGTGGCGGCTGGTGCAAGTCGCGTGTTAACCATGGATTTGCATGCGCAGCAGATTCAGGGCTTTTTCGACATTCCGGTGGATCATCTTTATGCCGCGCCGGTTATGTACGATTATCTCAAGAAAAAGCAGATAGAAGATCTGGTGGTCGTCAGCCCGGATGTTGGGGGATTAAAGATGGCGCATGCGTATTCCCAAGTGTTGGGATCCGGATTGGCGATCGTTGCCAAACGGCGAAAAAATGCCTTGGAAATTGAATCCATGACGGTAATAGGTGAAATTAAAGGGCAAAATGTGCTGATGGTCGATGACTTGACTGAGACGGCCGGAACCCTGACCACAGCGGCGGCGCTTTTGAAAAAGGAAGGCGCCAAGAAAATAATAGCGTGCGTTTCCCATGCTATATTGAACGAGATCGGGATCGAAAGATTACGAAAATCTAATATTGACGAACTGATTACAACTGATACTGTCCTTCGCCCCGCTATAGAAGGGATTAATGTTAGCACCATTTCGGTGGCGGGGCTGTTGGGTGAAGCCATAAAACGGATTCATAGTAATTCGTCGGTAACTTCACTATTTGAATTTAAAGGCGGGCGCACCAGTTGA
- the mnmA gene encoding tRNA 2-thiouridine(34) synthase MnmA produces MSEVKTKTRVVVGMSGGVDSSAAAALLLEQGYDVIGITLKLWPQDCVNRAEDKCCGPQAVMDARSVSNKLGIPYYLVDESADFQKQVIGYFAEEYKAGRTPNPCVMCNEKLKFGTLISRAQQLGAEYIATGHFARTEKSADGSRMLLKRGRDPRKDQSYFLFSLRQDQLARTIFPLGQLTKTDTRTVARQCELKTADKEESMEICFVPDNDYGKFLQQANLVKKHKGEIVNVHGHVLGQHDGIEFYTIGQRRGLGISSAKPLYVVELDAINNRVMVGDESALDRDEFTVERCNWIPFASPPETFEVSAKIRYNHPGTGATITPQPNGTAKVKLHVPQRAITPGQACVFYQDDLVVGGGWIGR; encoded by the coding sequence GTGTCTGAAGTAAAAACGAAAACACGTGTGGTGGTTGGCATGAGCGGAGGAGTTGATTCTTCCGCGGCGGCGGCGCTTTTGCTGGAGCAGGGGTATGATGTCATCGGCATCACGTTGAAGTTGTGGCCCCAGGATTGCGTTAATCGGGCGGAAGACAAGTGTTGCGGTCCTCAGGCAGTGATGGATGCTCGAAGTGTTTCTAACAAGTTGGGGATTCCCTATTATTTGGTGGATGAATCGGCGGATTTTCAGAAGCAGGTCATCGGCTATTTTGCGGAGGAATACAAGGCTGGTCGGACGCCCAATCCATGCGTGATGTGCAATGAGAAGCTGAAGTTTGGGACGCTGATCAGTCGGGCGCAGCAGTTGGGTGCCGAGTATATTGCGACGGGTCACTTTGCGCGGACCGAGAAAAGCGCTGATGGGAGCCGGATGTTGCTGAAGCGGGGGCGTGATCCGCGCAAGGATCAAAGCTATTTTTTGTTCTCGCTCCGACAGGATCAACTCGCCCGAACCATCTTCCCATTGGGACAACTGACGAAAACAGATACTCGAACGGTCGCGCGGCAGTGTGAGTTGAAAACTGCTGATAAGGAGGAAAGCATGGAGATTTGCTTCGTGCCAGACAACGATTACGGCAAGTTTTTGCAGCAGGCGAATCTGGTCAAAAAGCATAAAGGGGAGATTGTCAACGTCCACGGGCATGTGCTCGGCCAACATGATGGGATCGAGTTTTATACGATTGGCCAGCGTCGTGGATTGGGAATTTCTTCAGCCAAACCGCTTTACGTGGTCGAACTGGATGCCATCAATAACCGGGTGATGGTGGGGGATGAATCAGCGTTGGACCGGGATGAGTTTACGGTGGAGCGCTGTAACTGGATTCCATTTGCGTCGCCGCCTGAGACTTTCGAAGTGAGCGCGAAAATTCGGTATAACCATCCTGGGACAGGGGCGACAATTACTCCGCAACCGAATGGGACTGCCAAGGTAAAGTTGCACGTTCCGCAACGGGCAATCACCCCCGGTCAGGCCTGCGTTTTTTATCAGGATGATCTGGTTGTTGGCGGGGGATGGATCGGAAGATAG
- a CDS encoding DUF3857 domain-containing transglutaminase family protein, giving the protein MPVDSSVPQGSNTLKDARERLQIGPVSSWVIPLPTPTDFKAKKTAPTTYLLIDRQTQAEHRRTYYHYAMRLETMQAVQHASQWRLEFEPATQFVTIHSIKIRRENVEVEHAGLDKIRILQRESGLEGFIIDGAVTLLLVLEDVRPGDILEWSYTIENQPRLLPEHCTAFFTLPIGSPVGKFHFSLQFHESRQMKWKSASPDRKPAENTENQSTTWVWQGENLETPEPEDNTPEWHLPNFWIQISNCPDWSTIATAFCNAWKEEPENPRLSEIIQQIKQEETDLLRQIEKAIRLVQDEHRYLSVNLELGGQVPTAPETVLRRRYGDCKDLSFLLTHLLKRLGIPARPILVNTRLRKSIASLLPMVLFDHAVVEYQVQGETRWVDATLKKQGGGPLNRIIFDFALGLPVDTAASGLIAPPPASVQASLYEVKETILVDTTGKDSLLSVVTIAHGRHADLLRHDFETQDIKVLEEKRLQACANRFFRAGRIGSLKYRDDRDAGEFVVAEVFAINGFLTEGPRPETCIFHLRPSYAADFLGRPEIKPGTKRQTPFALPHPYKIVHTLEVQSPGLHPEILPAHRVQSRFVYFSRAHKGLGTYCLLTFSFNTLVDSVPADQVADYRKTVEEIWAVSSGRIHLMIGYAHPKKRRDFGELPLPSRKPATRTGSTQVPSAKQPVATTASKEVTATPTSSPLAMALVSKAESISKPVEIISKTEIPKTDQPSSPKESSSRITNAQPLLSPEEHRSQRKRKQKKRSLLWPIIIGVITISLIIVFIFALRRPPQ; this is encoded by the coding sequence ATGCCCGTTGACTCATCCGTCCCTCAGGGTTCCAATACTCTGAAAGATGCCAGGGAACGCCTACAGATTGGCCCTGTTTCTTCCTGGGTAATTCCATTACCAACTCCGACCGATTTCAAAGCAAAAAAGACCGCCCCAACGACCTATCTCCTTATCGACCGCCAGACCCAGGCCGAGCATCGCCGGACTTACTATCACTACGCCATGCGCCTGGAAACCATGCAGGCCGTCCAGCACGCATCTCAATGGCGACTCGAGTTTGAGCCAGCAACGCAATTCGTTACCATTCATTCGATAAAAATCCGCCGGGAAAACGTGGAAGTCGAACACGCAGGCCTCGACAAAATCCGCATTTTACAGCGCGAGTCAGGCTTGGAAGGCTTTATCATCGATGGCGCGGTCACCCTTTTGCTGGTCTTGGAAGATGTCCGTCCCGGCGACATCCTGGAATGGAGCTATACCATTGAAAATCAACCACGGCTGCTCCCGGAACATTGCACGGCCTTTTTCACTCTGCCCATCGGATCACCCGTCGGAAAATTCCACTTTTCTCTGCAATTCCATGAGTCCCGTCAAATGAAGTGGAAATCTGCCTCTCCAGACCGGAAGCCTGCCGAAAACACTGAAAACCAGTCGACCACCTGGGTTTGGCAGGGAGAAAACCTGGAAACTCCGGAACCAGAAGATAACACCCCCGAATGGCACCTGCCGAATTTCTGGATACAAATTTCAAATTGCCCGGATTGGTCGACGATTGCCACCGCATTCTGCAACGCTTGGAAAGAGGAACCCGAGAATCCCAGGCTCAGCGAAATCATTCAGCAAATCAAACAGGAGGAAACGGACCTCTTACGCCAAATCGAAAAAGCAATCCGACTGGTTCAGGACGAACACCGGTATCTAAGCGTTAATCTCGAACTCGGCGGCCAGGTCCCGACTGCACCAGAAACCGTGCTTCGACGTCGATACGGCGATTGCAAGGATCTTTCCTTCCTTTTGACTCACCTGCTGAAACGCCTGGGAATTCCTGCCCGCCCAATCCTTGTGAACACCAGGCTTCGCAAGTCCATTGCCAGCCTTTTGCCAATGGTCCTATTCGATCACGCAGTAGTGGAATATCAGGTCCAGGGCGAAACCCGCTGGGTGGATGCAACCTTGAAAAAGCAAGGAGGCGGCCCCTTGAACAGGATCATCTTCGATTTCGCTCTCGGCCTCCCCGTCGATACCGCAGCCTCTGGCCTGATTGCTCCCCCGCCCGCTTCCGTTCAGGCCAGTCTGTATGAAGTAAAGGAAACCATCTTGGTGGATACCACCGGGAAGGATTCCCTGCTCTCCGTCGTGACCATTGCACACGGCCGGCACGCGGATCTCCTCCGTCACGATTTCGAAACCCAGGACATCAAGGTGCTTGAGGAAAAAAGACTTCAGGCATGCGCTAATAGATTCTTTCGTGCCGGTCGAATTGGTTCTCTCAAATACCGCGATGACCGTGATGCCGGCGAATTTGTGGTGGCTGAGGTTTTTGCCATTAACGGTTTTCTGACCGAAGGTCCGCGCCCCGAAACTTGTATCTTTCATTTACGACCGAGTTACGCGGCAGACTTTCTCGGCAGACCTGAAATCAAACCCGGCACCAAGCGGCAAACACCGTTTGCTCTTCCTCATCCATATAAAATTGTCCACACCCTCGAAGTCCAATCCCCTGGCTTGCATCCGGAAATTTTGCCGGCCCACCGCGTTCAAAGCCGCTTTGTCTACTTCTCCCGGGCACACAAAGGCTTGGGAACTTATTGTCTGCTCACATTCTCCTTCAACACCCTCGTCGATTCGGTTCCGGCAGATCAAGTAGCTGATTATCGAAAAACTGTTGAAGAAATCTGGGCAGTATCCTCCGGACGCATCCACCTCATGATTGGATATGCCCATCCTAAGAAGCGACGCGATTTTGGCGAACTGCCCTTGCCCTCACGCAAACCCGCCACCAGGACAGGCTCAACTCAGGTCCCGTCGGCGAAACAGCCCGTCGCCACCACAGCATCAAAAGAAGTCACCGCCACCCCAACCTCCTCACCACTCGCGATGGCTCTGGTTTCTAAAGCTGAGTCAATTTCGAAGCCTGTGGAAATAATCTCAAAAACTGAAATTCCAAAAACCGACCAACCTTCTTCCCCAAAGGAATCCTCCTCTCGCATAACAAACGCCCAGCCGCTTCTATCCCCGGAAGAACACCGTTCTCAACGCAAAAGAAAACAGAAGAAACGCAGCCTCCTCTGGCCAATCATTATCGGTGTCATAACTATTTCCCTCATCATTGTTTTCATTTTCGCTCTCCGCCGCCCCCCACAGTAG
- a CDS encoding FlgD immunoglobulin-like domain containing protein: protein MKYRLKNQTVGGMALALVITAATVHSARANVYATNIKLNGATNDVTTGAGGNVSISYILNEPASGGVAVRILSGNTTVRVINVAAGSAGTLRGANNMVWDGKDGVGANVPGGTYTVSITAASTGYTNWTQITDDTNIGNAVFSCRGLDVNKNTNSPYYGRVFVGNAGVGPGYPSVVADTPGIQKLNADSSPADEGGFADGGYAWVGDGYSPWRIKIGADDKVYVEHWSGNGNIFAWDQQLSAGSMQNIMRDDNNPTPEPAPPVGPVNYQGLIRPSTPQGNLGGFFVTGSGTNNQVWMSDNNTGGWGIMHWNAQADGTLAVGLSPDIAVRATAAHFAITNSDLDDSAFDVALDNAGNIYVAQQPWNNDQFKIFKFSPYTGVSLTNAIWKAGDTLTNDANDVTSIAVNPAGTLVAVSLGTDQQVQVLDGNTGTNVVSLSADGHAQMAVAWDNAGNLYNAFDGLAGSEGNWRAFSPPGANQATTVAIEKVVVNAPVLPHITSIKSSGGTVTIDFTGSASDDASAYVLQSAATVNGTFTDVAVTPIPLSPGVFRVSTAASGAIKFYRIKR, encoded by the coding sequence ATGAAATATAGACTAAAAAATCAGACCGTTGGAGGAATGGCGTTGGCGCTCGTAATAACCGCGGCTACAGTTCATTCCGCGCGGGCGAATGTTTATGCGACCAATATAAAATTGAATGGCGCTACAAACGATGTCACGACTGGTGCAGGGGGCAATGTCTCGATCAGCTACATTTTGAATGAACCTGCTTCCGGCGGGGTTGCGGTCAGAATCCTGTCCGGCAACACCACGGTTCGAGTTATAAATGTTGCTGCCGGAAGTGCGGGAACATTGCGTGGTGCAAATAATATGGTTTGGGATGGAAAGGATGGTGTGGGTGCCAATGTTCCGGGTGGCACTTATACTGTGAGTATTACTGCAGCGTCCACCGGTTATACCAACTGGACACAGATTACTGATGATACCAATATCGGAAACGCAGTTTTCAGCTGTCGAGGTCTCGATGTTAACAAGAATACGAACAGCCCTTATTATGGGCGGGTCTTCGTGGGAAATGCGGGTGTAGGACCAGGATATCCCTCAGTTGTCGCCGATACGCCGGGGATTCAAAAGCTGAATGCTGATAGCAGTCCGGCGGATGAAGGTGGGTTTGCGGATGGGGGTTATGCCTGGGTCGGCGACGGGTATAGTCCATGGCGGATCAAGATAGGGGCGGACGACAAGGTCTACGTCGAACACTGGTCGGGAAATGGAAACATTTTTGCGTGGGATCAGCAACTGAGCGCAGGTTCGATGCAGAACATCATGCGGGACGATAACAATCCCACCCCTGAACCAGCGCCGCCGGTAGGACCGGTAAACTATCAAGGCCTGATTCGGCCAAGCACTCCACAGGGTAACCTGGGTGGATTCTTTGTCACTGGTAGCGGGACGAATAATCAGGTGTGGATGTCTGATAATAATACGGGCGGGTGGGGGATTATGCATTGGAATGCGCAAGCCGATGGAACGTTAGCCGTGGGGCTTTCGCCTGACATTGCCGTGCGCGCCACTGCGGCTCATTTTGCGATCACCAACTCTGATCTGGATGACTCCGCCTTTGATGTGGCTCTGGACAATGCCGGAAATATTTATGTGGCACAACAGCCGTGGAATAATGATCAGTTCAAAATCTTTAAGTTTTCGCCTTATACAGGAGTTTCGCTGACCAATGCGATTTGGAAGGCAGGCGATACTTTGACGAACGATGCCAATGATGTTACCTCCATCGCGGTTAACCCGGCAGGGACGCTCGTAGCGGTTTCACTTGGCACAGATCAACAGGTCCAAGTGCTGGATGGAAACACCGGGACGAATGTGGTCAGTCTCAGTGCGGATGGACATGCCCAGATGGCTGTTGCATGGGATAATGCGGGTAATCTTTATAATGCCTTTGATGGTCTTGCGGGAAGTGAGGGTAACTGGCGCGCTTTTTCGCCTCCGGGAGCAAATCAGGCTACAACCGTAGCCATCGAGAAAGTGGTGGTGAATGCCCCGGTCCTGCCACATATTACCAGCATTAAGAGCAGCGGTGGAACGGTTACGATCGACTTCACCGGCTCGGCCAGCGATGACGCATCCGCTTATGTTCTTCAAAGTGCTGCGACTGTGAACGGAACTTTCACTGATGTGGCAGTAACTCCAATACCACTGAGTCCTGGAGTCTTCCGCGTCAGCACTGCTGCCAGTGGAGCGATAAAGTTTTACCGCATCAAAAGATAA